The sequence CCGGTCAGGATGTCCACACGCAGGCCCAGCTGCTGCGCCCATGGGGTGAACGTCTGCAGGTGCTGCCGGGCCAGGATTTCCGTGGGAGCCATGAGCACCGTCTGGTATCCGGCCTCGATGGCATTCAGCATGGCCAGAAAGGCCACAACGGTCTTGCCGCTGCCCACGTCGCCCTGCAACAGGCGCAGCATGCGCCCGCCGGAGGCCATGTCAGTGCCGATCTCCTCCAGTGCCTGGCTTTGTCCGCCTGTCAGGGTCCATGGCAGGGCAGCCCTGAACCTTTCCCGCAGGTGACCATCGCCGCGGATGGCATGGCCGGGCAGTTCCTTCTGGCGCCGGCGCACCAGGCCCAGGGCCAGCTGGTTGGCCAGAAGCTCGTCAAAGGCCAGGCGGCGGCGGGCCGGAGTTTCCGGCAACAGGGCCTTCTCGTCTTCGGGTGCATGGACCTGAGTCACCGCCAGTTTCCAGGGCGGGAAACCCTCGCGCCGCAGCCAGGCCAGGTCCTGCCATTCGGGAAGATCCGGCGCGCGGGCCACAGCGCCGGCCACAGCCTTGCGCAGCACGCGGGGCATCAGGCCGGCGGTCAGGCTGTACACCGGCTCCACCACAGCGATGGAGGCCAGCTCCTCCGGCGCGCCCGCCAGATCGGGATGGGGCATCTGCAGCTGGCCGTTAAAGCGCTCGACCCGGCCGCTGACCACAACCTTTTTCCCCTGCGGAAACTGCTTCTGCAGCCAGTCCTCCCGCGGGTGGAAATAAACGATCTCCATCAGGCCGGTCTGGTCAGTGCAGCGGATCCTGTACGGCTGGTTGCGGCTGCGTCCAGGCGCATGGCCATCCACCCGCACGATCAGGGTGACAGTCTGACCATCGGGAGCGCCGGCGATATCGGTCACCCGGCGCCGGTCAACAAGTCCGGCGGGCAGGTGCCACAGCAGGTCAGCCACCAGGGGACCGGTCACACGCTCGACCAGCTTTGCCAGCCGCGGACCTATGCCGGGCAGGCTCTGGACAGGGGCGAAAATCGGATTGAGGATCGGCGGGCGCATGGCCCTGTCTTATAGCGCTTTCCCTGGACAGTTTACAGGGATCAGGGCAAGGCAGTCATGGAACCGGGCTGGTCACGGCCGTTTGCAGTGATATAATCCACAGCGCTGAAAAAGGCCTGGACACCGCTTTCCACCGTCTGCTGCCGCCAGGCCCTGCCCTGCGGGAAAAAGGTTTTCCGGGAGACGTTCCAGGCATCAAGGCCCAGTTTTTCCAGCAGCATTTCTGCGGGAGGTGGACCCAGATTCCGGCACAGGCTGGAATACCAGAGGGATGCAAAAACCCTTGCCGGAGAATATGTCCCTGTCTCATGGGTTGCCGCAATGACCGAAGCCCTCTTTTCCCGCAGGGGATCCAGGGCGGAGAATATCTCCCCCAGTCGCAGGACAGCCATTCCGCCTGTGTCAGAAGAATGGGTTGTTGATACGGTGTGCCGGCTCCACAGCTGTGTCGCCTGCCGGAATGAATCGCTGTTCCGGGGCACATCAAGAATAATCTGTGATGTGCCGTAAGGTCCCAGGCCTGTGTGCCAGTCCAGATAGATGATCCGCGAGGCCGCTGCAGCGTATCTGTGCAGGATATCGACAAAAATCCTGTGGGACCATGTGGGTTTGTTCCCGCCATAATAGAGTCCGTCAGGCCAGTGGTACTGGCCTCCTGTCAGGGCATCCTCAAAAGCCGCCCTGTCCTGTCTGTACAGGGAATAGAGATACCGCAGGGCCCGGGGAAAATCCTTCCAGCGTGGGGGTCTGAGGCCGGGATGAAGTCCTGCGTATCCGGGATTGTCCGGAGGGCTGGAGAAGTCAGCGAAATTGCGTCCCAGATCCACATTGTCTTCGGTTTCCCGCCTGTACCAGGAAAAACCCCATGGATTGAGGGCATGGATGAACACCAGCGCTGTATCAGAAGGAAGGCTGTCGACATCCAGTCTGTCGAGAATATTTCTCTGGATCAGGGATCCGGCAGGTCCTTCCGCGCCGTGAACGGCGGATACATTGATGAAAAGGGAACGGGGGGTTCCCCGGATAAAGGTCGCCACATCCACGGCCAGGGTTTCGCGCTGGACACCTCGTACATCAGGATGGATATGGAACAACAGGTCTGCGCCTTTTTTTCGGGCAGCTTCCAGAAACAGAGGACGGAATGTTTCGTATGTGTCCATGGACCGATGATATGGCAGCCCTTCATTTTCAGAAAGCGGTTTACGAAAAATTCATTTTTCGGGTCCAGTCTGGCCTTGAAGAGAAATTTCCAGACCAGGGATGGACGCCATGTCAGATCTTTCATTTCCTCCGTCACGCACCAGCCGGGGCTGTTCCGGAATCCGCGATCTGGCCAGCCATCTCGAGCGGCTGCGGGACATGGTTATGGATCTTTCTGTTCCTTCAGGATTCCGCGGCCCCGTTCAGGAAGACATGGATACCATCAGCGTGACAGCCCATCGTATGGGGGTGACAGCCCGGCAGCTGGCCCGCATGGCCTTCCAGTCCCCCACGGATCTCCAGGAAAGGGCTGTGGGCCGGGCGGTGACGGATCTGATGGCCGTATCCGGACGTTTTGCCAGTCTGGCAGAAAATCCGGCCCTGCATGGATATGCACAGAAACTGGAAGAGGTTTCCGAAGGCAGCCGGATTCTTGCAAGGGAAGCCGAAGAAGTGTTGGTCAGAATAGCAGATTTTCGCAGGGCGCATGCTGAATACGGCTTTGCTTTTCCTGATACACTTTCAGAACCAGGTGCCACACTTCCGGAAACCCGGGCCTGAGAAACTGCCCAGGTTCCCGGCAGTTTTTCCGGAGATTGCATGGCTGCCCCACCCGACCAGAGATATCTGAAGCTCAGGGAACTCTACAGGAACCAGCATTTTACAGCTGTCAGCCGGCTTTTCGAAGAGGTCAGGGATACCGAAAGAGACCAGTTTCTGCGCGACCTGATCCTTGTGGCAGGAGAGGATGCCACGTCTGTCCAGAACAGGGCCCTTATGGCCCTGAGAGGGT comes from Pseudomonadota bacterium and encodes:
- a CDS encoding M14 family metallopeptidase, with the protein product MDTYETFRPLFLEAARKKGADLLFHIHPDVRGVQRETLAVDVATFIRGTPRSLFINVSAVHGAEGPAGSLIQRNILDRLDVDSLPSDTALVFIHALNPWGFSWYRRETEDNVDLGRNFADFSSPPDNPGYAGLHPGLRPPRWKDFPRALRYLYSLYRQDRAAFEDALTGGQYHWPDGLYYGGNKPTWSHRIFVDILHRYAAAASRIIYLDWHTGLGPYGTSQIILDVPRNSDSFRQATQLWSRHTVSTTHSSDTGGMAVLRLGEIFSALDPLREKRASVIAATHETGTYSPARVFASLWYSSLCRNLGPPPAEMLLEKLGLDAWNVSRKTFFPQGRAWRQQTVESGVQAFFSAVDYITANGRDQPGSMTALP
- the recG gene encoding ATP-dependent DNA helicase RecG codes for the protein MRPPILNPIFAPVQSLPGIGPRLAKLVERVTGPLVADLLWHLPAGLVDRRRVTDIAGAPDGQTVTLIVRVDGHAPGRSRNQPYRIRCTDQTGLMEIVYFHPREDWLQKQFPQGKKVVVSGRVERFNGQLQMPHPDLAGAPEELASIAVVEPVYSLTAGLMPRVLRKAVAGAVARAPDLPEWQDLAWLRREGFPPWKLAVTQVHAPEDEKALLPETPARRRLAFDELLANQLALGLVRRRQKELPGHAIRGDGHLRERFRAALPWTLTGGQSQALEEIGTDMASGGRMLRLLQGDVGSGKTVVAFLAMLNAIEAGYQTVLMAPTEILARQHLQTFTPWAQQLGLRVDILTGREKGKTRTELLERLATGETSLVIGTHALFQDPVQFRRLGLAVIDEQHRFGVHQRLQLSAKGAREGAGAADLLVMTATPIPRTLALTAWGDMDISRIPEKPPGRKPIDTRLVALDRLDEVVGALKRKIVTGDQVYWVCPLVDESEATDLAAATERQAFLRGALGEQVGLVHGQMKGPDKDRVMAAFAAGELDVLVATTVIEVGVDVPRATIMVVEHAERFGLAQLHQLRGRVGRGSGASSCLLLYDPKLSETARSRLKIMRETEDGFRIAEEDLRLRGAGEILGTRQSGLQEFRLASLAAHGDLLHAAHDDARLVLERDPQLETDRGKTLRILLYLFRQDDGIRYLRSG